In a single window of the Flavobacterium sp. W4I14 genome:
- a CDS encoding endonuclease/exonuclease/phosphatase family metal-dependent hydrolase (product_source=COG3568; cath_funfam=3.60.10.10; cog=COG3568; pfam=PF03372; superfamily=56219) gives MKLYSFLVLSICLLGACSPKITKQAESNSNVLRIMSYNLHHCNPPSKDKEGLIDIDAIAKAIAQQKPDLVALQEVDVNTKRSGIINQAALLATKLKMNFYFGKAIDHDGGDYGVAILSRFPLSAQQTFMLPKNNDAKAEQRILAIATAEIAKGVFIRFASTHLDAQRPEDNRILQAKEINRLTAKETLPLIVAGDLNADPSSESIKIFDSNFTRSCSDCGFTIPVINPRKTIDHIGFKTGNPFKIVSHEVIPERYASDHLPIVAVLELKK, from the coding sequence ATGAAATTATACTCTTTTTTAGTACTGAGCATTTGCCTTTTAGGCGCTTGTTCACCTAAGATCACCAAGCAAGCTGAATCAAACAGTAACGTACTGCGCATCATGTCTTATAACCTTCACCATTGTAACCCACCATCAAAAGACAAAGAAGGTCTTATTGATATTGATGCCATTGCCAAAGCGATAGCACAACAAAAACCTGATCTTGTGGCTTTACAAGAGGTAGACGTGAATACCAAAAGATCGGGCATTATTAACCAGGCCGCTTTGCTGGCCACCAAATTGAAGATGAATTTTTATTTTGGTAAAGCAATTGATCATGATGGGGGCGACTACGGTGTAGCCATTTTATCGCGCTTTCCTCTGTCTGCACAGCAGACTTTTATGTTACCTAAAAATAACGATGCCAAAGCAGAACAAAGGATTTTGGCCATTGCCACTGCCGAAATTGCCAAAGGAGTTTTTATCCGTTTTGCTTCTACCCATCTTGATGCACAACGCCCGGAGGATAACCGTATCCTTCAAGCTAAGGAGATTAATCGGCTAACAGCAAAAGAAACCCTACCGCTAATTGTTGCAGGTGATTTGAACGCCGATCCAAGTTCGGAAAGCATTAAAATATTCGATTCGAATTTTACCAGATCATGTAGCGATTGTGGTTTTACCATTCCTGTAATCAACCCACGGAAAACAATTGATCATATTGGTTTTAAAACCGGAAATCCTTTTAAAATTGTTTCCCACGAGGTTATTCCTGAGCGTTATGCTTCTGATCATTTGCCTATCGTTGCAGTGCTCGAACTGAAAAAATAG
- a CDS encoding putative esterase (product_source=COG0400; cath_funfam=3.40.50.1820; cog=COG0400; pfam=PF07859; superfamily=53474; transmembrane_helix_parts=Inside_1_6,TMhelix_7_29,Outside_30_316), with the protein MPNIKVYPLSLLFLTLLFSSLSSMGQIILKDKKYHVDTKIFSQTDSGTLRLDIYYSGKITETKPTVLFVFGGGFVMGHRDSKLFDQYFNTLIGHGFKVVSVDYRLGLKGKRFPSPFNTSNLKAAIDTATADVFDATAYLLKNAKELGIDTAMIILSGSSAGAITALHTDYNKRNATALSAKLPQHFQYKGVISFAGAILSYHGAPKYAMPPAPTMLFHGTADKLVPYNKVRLLNRGFFGSKYLARTFKKNGYPYYFQYVQGMGHEIAGSPMVENLPDILWFIENYIIKQKRYFMEVDFKDADKKPTFSIPPALKKR; encoded by the coding sequence ATGCCCAATATTAAAGTATATCCGCTAAGCTTACTGTTCCTGACGCTTTTATTCAGTTCTCTATCCTCAATGGGGCAAATTATACTCAAGGATAAAAAATATCATGTAGATACTAAAATATTTTCGCAAACGGATTCCGGCACACTAAGGTTAGATATTTATTACAGTGGTAAAATAACAGAAACGAAGCCAACAGTGCTTTTTGTATTTGGTGGTGGCTTTGTAATGGGCCACAGAGACAGCAAATTATTTGATCAATACTTTAATACTTTGATAGGGCATGGTTTTAAAGTGGTATCTGTTGACTATAGATTAGGCCTTAAAGGGAAGAGGTTTCCAAGTCCATTTAATACTTCAAATTTAAAAGCAGCTATCGATACGGCTACGGCTGATGTTTTCGACGCAACAGCTTATCTGCTTAAAAATGCAAAAGAACTCGGTATCGATACAGCTATGATCATCCTATCAGGATCAAGTGCGGGTGCTATTACTGCACTACACACCGACTATAACAAGCGAAATGCGACAGCCTTATCGGCTAAACTCCCACAGCATTTTCAATACAAAGGCGTAATTTCTTTTGCCGGGGCAATATTAAGTTATCATGGTGCACCAAAATATGCCATGCCACCAGCACCTACGATGCTTTTTCATGGCACAGCCGATAAACTTGTTCCTTACAACAAAGTGAGATTACTTAACAGGGGCTTTTTTGGCTCCAAGTACCTGGCACGCACTTTCAAAAAAAATGGGTATCCATATTATTTTCAGTATGTACAAGGTATGGGGCACGAAATAGCAGGTTCTCCAATGGTTGAAAACCTGCCTGATATTTTGTGGTTTATAGAAAATTACATCATTAAACAAAAGCGCTACTTTATGGAAGTAGACTTTAAAGATGCCGACAAGAAACCCACTTTTAGCATCCCCCCTGCTTTAAAAAAGAGGTAG
- a CDS encoding hypothetical protein (product_source=Hypo-rule applied): MQNNQVTVSPDLQQFIDMFEPSKFKLMSGGIEIRGINDMQRNIAQAKAIIERLKLRLIVSHNAEMLSYRGFEVNNL, translated from the coding sequence ATGCAAAACAATCAGGTAACAGTTAGCCCAGATCTACAGCAGTTTATTGATATGTTCGAGCCCAGTAAATTTAAACTAATGTCTGGGGGAATCGAAATCAGGGGAATAAACGATATGCAAAGGAATATTGCCCAAGCTAAAGCAATCATCGAAAGATTAAAACTTCGCCTAATCGTATCGCATAATGCCGAAATGCTTAGCTATCGCGGCTTTGAAGTAAATAACCTATAA
- a CDS encoding hypothetical protein (product_source=Hypo-rule applied; cath_funfam=2.60.120.260; pfam=PF00754,PF13402,PF17291; smart=SM01276; superfamily=49785), with protein sequence MKKKLLLLTVSAIVGLSACKKTAVLQEEIVNSKKTMGIVGVQSLTQTNVFNVTEKISASIERDRLKNGYYLTDFTATGLYMAPGATLDITVEQTTGTRLPKLLIGTYSRYGTWNTQPTSVQLTAGTNTITNAVGGLIWIRYTNSTTGSTTKVTFNSGYQYAPYYKLGITTNSDWINQLQTYTTPDVVLEGTNCFIVVSRTKAIQYQAEDQSAILNKITQVIALEDDLNGLDNSLPAHAKNVHSYLLTQHEDPAYYFFAYDYRTAYITSDVNAILTLSAVGTNGWGLWHELGHQHQMMWRWGALGEVSVNLYSLYVQRTLTPSINRLVNDGVWPKAFTYLGKPAGTKDYNGSTSYANPLTDLFIRLCMFQQLTLAYGDNFYRTLAKDMRVENPTLANDDARMRYFMLKACSISGKNLSNFFQKWGLNLSTSAATTQIYADMAALGLPAPSTDPSTLQDNVAPLTELSKTGWSINSFSSEETSGEGAINGRAATLIDGSHSTFWHSRWTTSATSYPHQIVIDLGSSKSANGLSLVQRSGLSRAIKNFQVLTSTDNINFTSVNNYVAQNAAGVQYFGFGSTKTLRYLKVIMNSAQDGLQFASLAELGLYN encoded by the coding sequence TGTATTACAAGAAGAAATTGTAAACAGCAAAAAAACTATGGGCATCGTAGGTGTGCAATCCCTCACTCAAACCAATGTTTTTAATGTCACCGAAAAAATTAGTGCATCAATTGAAAGGGACCGCTTAAAAAATGGATACTATTTGACCGATTTTACTGCAACCGGTTTATACATGGCTCCGGGTGCTACTTTAGATATTACCGTAGAACAAACCACAGGAACCCGCCTGCCAAAATTATTAATTGGTACCTATTCTAGATATGGCACATGGAACACGCAACCCACATCTGTGCAGTTAACGGCGGGTACCAATACCATTACCAACGCTGTTGGCGGCTTAATATGGATCAGGTACACCAATTCTACAACTGGTTCTACCACTAAAGTAACTTTTAATAGCGGTTACCAATACGCTCCATATTACAAACTTGGCATAACCACCAATTCAGATTGGATTAATCAATTACAAACCTACACTACTCCTGATGTGGTTTTAGAGGGCACAAATTGCTTTATCGTAGTATCACGAACTAAGGCAATACAATACCAAGCAGAAGACCAGAGTGCTATATTGAACAAAATTACACAGGTTATTGCGCTAGAGGATGATTTGAACGGCTTAGACAACTCTCTACCTGCTCATGCAAAAAATGTCCATTCCTATCTTTTAACGCAGCATGAAGATCCGGCCTATTATTTTTTCGCTTATGATTATCGCACAGCGTATATCACCTCGGATGTTAATGCCATTTTAACCTTAAGCGCAGTGGGCACCAATGGTTGGGGCTTATGGCACGAATTAGGCCATCAGCACCAAATGATGTGGCGTTGGGGAGCCCTAGGCGAGGTTTCTGTAAATCTATATAGTTTATATGTACAACGTACCCTTACCCCTTCTATCAACAGGTTGGTAAACGACGGTGTGTGGCCAAAAGCTTTTACCTATTTAGGAAAACCTGCCGGCACCAAAGATTATAACGGATCAACAAGTTATGCCAATCCTTTAACCGATCTGTTTATCAGGCTCTGCATGTTTCAACAATTAACCTTAGCCTATGGTGATAATTTTTACAGAACCCTGGCCAAGGATATGCGTGTTGAAAATCCAACCCTAGCTAATGATGATGCCAGGATGCGTTATTTCATGCTGAAGGCTTGTAGTATATCGGGCAAAAACTTAAGTAACTTCTTCCAAAAATGGGGATTGAATCTATCTACTTCAGCAGCTACTACTCAAATATATGCAGACATGGCTGCTTTGGGTTTACCGGCGCCAAGCACTGATCCCTCTACCCTGCAAGACAATGTTGCACCTTTAACCGAATTAAGTAAAACTGGCTGGAGCATCAATTCTTTCAGCTCTGAAGAAACCAGTGGTGAGGGAGCCATCAATGGCAGGGCTGCTACTCTAATTGATGGTAGCCACAGTACATTCTGGCACTCACGCTGGACCACTTCTGCAACAAGTTATCCGCACCAAATTGTGATTGATCTAGGATCTTCGAAATCGGCAAATGGCTTAAGTTTAGTGCAGAGAAGCGGATTGAGCCGTGCGATTAAAAACTTTCAGGTTTTAACAAGTACAGATAATATAAATTTCACATCGGTAAACAATTATGTAGCTCAAAATGCTGCCGGAGTGCAATATTTTGGGTTTGGCAGCACCAAAACCTTAAGATACCTTAAGGTAATTATGAACTCAGCACAAGATGGTCTTCAGTTTGCATCGCTTGCAGAGCTGGGATTATACAATTAA